A region of bacterium DNA encodes the following proteins:
- a CDS encoding YceI family protein: protein MSRWLIDPDHTVATFTVRHMTVADVHGHFNRIAGELIFDAARPAATALEAVIETEGICTGIQKRDEHLRSADFFDVATFPHIIFKSTGADAEGTELRRLRGELFIHGVTRPVALEVERFGPARSTDGDTSLGLRLSTRVKREDYGMTWNVPIVGGLMVGSEVRIVVDVEADLAEG, encoded by the coding sequence ATGTCCAGATGGCTGATCGACCCCGACCACACCGTGGCCACGTTCACCGTGCGGCACATGACGGTCGCCGACGTCCACGGGCACTTCAACCGCATCGCCGGCGAGCTGATCTTCGACGCGGCGCGTCCCGCGGCGACAGCCCTCGAGGCGGTGATCGAGACCGAGGGGATCTGCACCGGCATCCAGAAACGCGACGAGCACCTGCGCAGCGCCGACTTCTTCGACGTCGCGACCTTCCCGCACATCATCTTCAAGAGCACCGGCGCGGACGCCGAAGGGACCGAGCTGCGGCGCCTGCGCGGGGAACTCTTCATCCACGGCGTGACCCGCCCCGTGGCGCTCGAGGTCGAGCGCTTCGGGCCGGCGCGCTCCACCGACGGCGACACCTCGCTCGGCCTGCGGCTGAGCACGCGCGTCAAGCGCGAGGACTACGGGATGACCTGGAACGTCCCGATCGTCGGCGGCCTGATGGTGGGCAGCGAGGTGCGCATCGTCGTCGACGTCGAGGCGGACCTCGCGGAGGGGTAG
- a CDS encoding class I SAM-dependent methyltransferase: protein MDPYGRREVLDCFGRHLRDHGDAPQAVRWTAAGQRARYEAFLALCGDLAGKALLDFGCGKGDFRGFLRGRGVACAYTGVDLHPDLIALAREKHPGTEFLARDIEEEPLGRRFDVVIACGVFNLRVGGIQETIEGVLPLLWGCAREALFVNFLTARTAHKDVELHYVDPAWLLAFARERLSPDARVREDLHPDDVFLVVRRAGRG from the coding sequence ATGGACCCCTACGGCAGGCGCGAAGTCCTCGACTGCTTCGGCCGGCACCTGCGCGACCACGGGGACGCGCCGCAGGCCGTGCGCTGGACCGCGGCGGGCCAGCGGGCGCGCTACGAGGCGTTCCTCGCGCTCTGCGGTGACCTGGCGGGGAAAGCGCTGCTCGACTTCGGCTGCGGCAAGGGGGACTTCCGCGGGTTCCTGCGCGGGCGGGGCGTCGCGTGCGCGTACACCGGCGTCGACCTCCACCCGGACCTGATCGCGCTGGCGCGGGAGAAGCACCCGGGGACCGAGTTCCTTGCGCGCGACATCGAGGAGGAACCGCTCGGGCGGCGTTTCGATGTGGTGATCGCCTGCGGCGTCTTCAACCTGCGCGTCGGCGGCATCCAGGAGACCATCGAGGGGGTGCTGCCGCTGCTCTGGGGCTGCGCGCGCGAGGCGCTGTTCGTCAACTTCCTGACCGCGCGAACGGCGCACAAGGACGTGGAGCTGCACTACGTCGACCCGGCGTGGCTGCTGGCGTTTGCGCGTGAGCGTCTTTCGCCGGATGCGCGGGTGCGCGAGGACCTGCACCCCGACGACGTTTTCTTGGTGGTCCGGCGCGCCGGCCGCGGTTGA
- the lepA gene encoding translation elongation factor 4: MSRIRNFCIIAHIDHGKSTLADRLIQACGAVEDRNFQDQILDTMDIERERGITIKSNTITMPYTARDGKEYLLNLIDTPGHVDFSHEVRRSLLACDGALIIVDASQGVEAQTLANYYLAVEHDLTLLPVINKIDLPAADVERIREEIDADLGLDPFEAIPISAKKGIGIEEVLEGIVTKLPPPKGDAAAPLKALIFDAYYDIYRGVVLLVRIKEGTLKPGQRLRFMHTGTEHEAEEVGLNRLGRVKGTQLAAGEVGYVIAGVKTIRDIEVGDTITDAARPADAPIPGYKPAKPVVFSSVYPMGTDDFEALTKALEKLSLNDAALVYTKDSSAALGYGYRCGFLGLLHLDVVQERIDREFGISLILSAPSVLYKVTLANGTQLDVDNPVYWPDPAQIAAVTEPYIKATIMLPATYMSPIMDLCRECRATKLTTNHLAANRVEIVSEMPLNEVLFDFYDRLKTLTRGYGSFDYEELDYRPSDIVKVDILVNGEKVDALSYLVHREKARTRALHYCERLAETIPRHLFKIAIQGAIGGNIIARTNVNPLRKDVTAKCYGGDITRKRKLLEKQKEGKKRMKTIGSVNIPQEAFVAVLRSDKQD, encoded by the coding sequence CTGAGCCGCATCCGCAATTTCTGCATCATCGCGCACATCGACCACGGCAAGTCGACGCTCGCCGACCGGCTGATCCAGGCCTGCGGCGCCGTCGAGGACCGCAACTTCCAGGACCAGATCCTGGACACGATGGACATCGAGCGCGAGCGCGGGATCACCATCAAGAGCAACACGATCACGATGCCGTACACGGCCCGCGACGGCAAGGAGTACCTGCTCAACCTCATCGACACGCCCGGGCACGTGGACTTCTCGCACGAGGTGCGCCGATCCTTGCTGGCCTGCGACGGGGCGCTGATCATCGTCGACGCCAGCCAGGGCGTCGAGGCGCAGACGCTCGCCAACTACTACCTCGCGGTCGAGCACGACCTGACACTGCTGCCGGTGATCAACAAGATTGACCTGCCGGCGGCCGACGTCGAGCGCATCCGCGAGGAGATCGACGCCGACCTCGGGCTCGACCCCTTCGAGGCGATCCCGATCTCCGCGAAGAAGGGGATCGGCATCGAGGAGGTCCTCGAGGGGATCGTGACCAAGCTCCCCCCCCCGAAGGGGGACGCCGCGGCGCCGCTCAAGGCGCTGATCTTCGACGCCTACTACGACATCTACCGCGGCGTCGTGCTGCTGGTGCGCATCAAGGAGGGGACGCTCAAGCCCGGCCAGCGCCTGCGCTTCATGCACACGGGCACGGAGCACGAGGCCGAGGAGGTCGGCCTCAACCGCCTCGGCCGCGTCAAGGGCACGCAGCTGGCGGCCGGCGAGGTCGGCTACGTCATCGCCGGCGTCAAGACGATCCGCGACATCGAGGTCGGCGACACGATCACCGACGCGGCCCGCCCGGCCGACGCGCCGATCCCCGGGTACAAGCCGGCCAAGCCGGTGGTCTTCTCCTCGGTCTACCCGATGGGCACCGACGACTTCGAGGCGCTGACCAAGGCGCTCGAGAAGCTCTCGCTCAACGACGCGGCGCTCGTCTACACCAAGGACTCCTCGGCCGCGCTCGGCTACGGCTACCGCTGCGGCTTCCTCGGCCTGCTGCACCTGGACGTCGTGCAGGAGCGCATCGACCGGGAGTTCGGCATCTCGCTCATCCTCTCGGCGCCGAGCGTCCTCTACAAGGTGACGCTCGCCAACGGCACGCAGCTGGACGTCGACAACCCCGTCTACTGGCCCGACCCGGCGCAGATCGCCGCGGTCACCGAGCCGTACATCAAGGCGACGATCATGCTCCCGGCCACCTACATGAGCCCGATCATGGACCTCTGCCGCGAGTGCCGCGCGACGAAGCTCACGACGAACCACCTCGCCGCCAACCGCGTCGAGATCGTCAGCGAGATGCCGCTCAACGAGGTGCTCTTCGACTTCTACGACCGGCTCAAGACGCTCACCCGCGGCTACGGCTCCTTCGACTACGAGGAGCTGGACTACCGGCCGAGCGACATCGTCAAGGTCGACATCCTCGTCAACGGCGAGAAGGTCGACGCGCTCAGCTACCTCGTCCACCGCGAGAAGGCCCGCACGCGGGCGCTGCACTACTGCGAGCGGCTCGCCGAGACGATCCCGCGCCACCTCTTCAAGATCGCGATCCAGGGCGCCATCGGCGGCAACATCATCGCGCGCACCAACGTCAACCCGCTGCGCAAGGACGTGACGGCCAAGTGCTACGGCGGCGACATCACCCGCAAGCGCAAGCTCCTCGAGAAGCAGAAGGAGGGGAAGAAGCGCATGAAGACGATCGGGTCGGTGAACATCCCGCAGGAGGCGTTCGTCGCGGTGCTGCGCTCCGACAAGCAGGACTGA
- a CDS encoding ATP-binding protein, with amino-acid sequence MAPERGVQPPGRLPTGALIVVFALTLIAGAWADTLHRIAADRDSEVERIYRENDALARAFEEHVRRVLRDADGMLLALQHEFADDQGRVTPHLARLVERSKDDPSLNQVAVVDARGNLALSALPLSKPINIARNETFRVHAEKPDVGFYIATPVRTQLAGTWSFFVSRRVELPDGTFAGVVTAGLDPGYFEKFYEGLALGPDRGVMLVGRDGIVRARRFKEQTEIGQDLRASPMLKRVLSEPTGHYEVVAIIDKVRRFSSYRAMPDYPLVVVVADVASSALGPWERRAAGARLAAAIFTIFVAGFCGLLILGERRTRRQHAQLTEELAERRRAEAALHESQHLFAAFLDNIPAAVYVQDLGGRVLYSNQAYRDLPGRGQIGRNARELLLPAVQAAADGTAAQRARSVALDETVDDGAGGTRIYETRMFVVERAGEEPLLGCVSVDSTGRRNAEVERLVFERRMQQAQKLESLGVLAGGIAHDFNNLLMVILGNADLALAKAPPESPLRPFLVNIETSSQRAADLTNQMLAYSGKGRFVVETLNLSRLVEEMGHLLATVISKRATVTYRLEPAVPPVDADATQIRQVVMNLITNASDALGGSAGTITVSTRVEAIAPDVPARGVLDHRLPPGEYATIEVTDSGCGMDEQTLMRIFDPFFTTKQAGRGLGLASVIGIVRGHRGGIRVSSEPGTGTVFSVLLPVSAGTAERAAHEARPPATRPAGLPRSRILVVDDEESVRRTAQAMLEESGFEVVTAEDGAAGVATFEAERGRLGAVLLDLTMPRMGGEEAFNEMHRIDPGVPVLLMSGFDEQESVARLEGRGLAGFVRKPYRLQTLLERLREVLPAGPPPA; translated from the coding sequence ATGGCACCCGAGCGAGGCGTCCAGCCCCCGGGGCGGCTGCCGACCGGCGCCCTCATCGTCGTTTTCGCGCTGACCCTCATCGCGGGTGCCTGGGCCGACACGCTGCACAGGATCGCGGCAGACCGCGACTCGGAGGTGGAGCGCATCTACCGCGAGAACGACGCGCTGGCGCGTGCCTTCGAGGAACATGTCCGGCGGGTGCTCAGGGACGCGGACGGGATGCTGCTCGCGCTCCAGCACGAGTTCGCGGACGACCAGGGCCGGGTGACCCCCCATCTGGCGCGGCTCGTGGAGCGCAGCAAGGACGATCCGAGCCTCAACCAGGTTGCGGTGGTGGACGCGCGCGGCAACCTCGCCCTGAGTGCGCTCCCGCTCAGCAAGCCGATCAACATCGCCCGGAACGAGACGTTCCGGGTCCACGCCGAGAAGCCGGACGTGGGTTTCTACATCGCCACCCCCGTGCGCACCCAGCTCGCAGGGACCTGGTCCTTCTTCGTCTCGCGGCGCGTCGAACTGCCGGATGGCACCTTCGCCGGGGTCGTCACGGCCGGGCTCGACCCCGGGTACTTCGAGAAGTTCTATGAGGGGCTCGCGCTCGGCCCCGACCGAGGCGTCATGCTCGTGGGCCGCGACGGGATCGTGCGCGCGCGCCGCTTCAAAGAGCAGACGGAGATCGGCCAGGACCTGCGGGCGAGCCCGATGCTCAAGCGGGTCCTCAGCGAGCCGACGGGGCACTACGAGGTGGTCGCCATCATCGACAAGGTCCGCCGCTTCTCCAGCTACCGCGCCATGCCCGACTACCCGCTGGTCGTCGTCGTCGCGGACGTGGCCTCCAGCGCGCTGGGCCCCTGGGAGCGGCGGGCGGCCGGGGCGCGGCTGGCGGCGGCGATCTTCACCATCTTCGTCGCCGGGTTCTGCGGACTGCTGATCCTCGGCGAACGGCGCACGCGGCGGCAGCACGCCCAGCTGACCGAGGAACTGGCGGAGCGCCGCCGCGCGGAGGCGGCCCTGCACGAGAGCCAGCACCTCTTCGCGGCTTTTCTCGACAACATCCCCGCCGCCGTCTACGTGCAGGACCTCGGCGGCCGCGTCCTCTACTCCAACCAGGCGTACCGCGACCTGCCCGGCCGCGGACAGATCGGCCGCAACGCGCGGGAGCTGCTGCTGCCCGCGGTGCAGGCCGCCGCGGACGGAACGGCGGCCCAGCGCGCCCGCTCCGTGGCCCTGGACGAGACGGTCGACGACGGTGCCGGCGGCACGCGGATCTACGAGACGCGCATGTTCGTCGTCGAGCGCGCGGGCGAGGAGCCCCTGCTCGGCTGCGTCTCGGTGGACAGCACGGGCCGGCGCAACGCCGAGGTCGAGCGCCTCGTCTTCGAGCGGCGGATGCAGCAGGCCCAGAAGCTCGAGAGCCTCGGCGTGCTCGCCGGCGGCATCGCGCACGACTTCAACAACCTGCTCATGGTGATCCTCGGCAACGCGGACCTCGCGCTCGCCAAGGCCCCGCCCGAGTCGCCGCTGCGCCCCTTCCTCGTGAACATCGAGACCTCGTCGCAGCGGGCCGCGGACCTCACGAACCAGATGCTCGCCTACTCCGGCAAGGGGCGCTTCGTCGTCGAGACGCTCAACCTCTCGCGCCTCGTCGAGGAGATGGGGCACCTGCTCGCGACCGTGATCAGCAAGCGGGCCACGGTCACCTACCGTCTCGAGCCCGCCGTGCCGCCGGTCGACGCCGACGCCACGCAGATCCGCCAGGTGGTGATGAACCTGATCACCAACGCCTCGGACGCGCTCGGGGGGAGCGCGGGGACGATCACCGTCTCGACGCGCGTCGAGGCCATCGCCCCGGACGTCCCGGCCAGGGGCGTCCTCGACCACCGCCTCCCGCCCGGCGAGTACGCGACGATCGAGGTCACCGACTCCGGCTGCGGGATGGACGAGCAGACGCTGATGCGGATCTTCGACCCGTTCTTCACGACGAAGCAGGCGGGCCGCGGCCTCGGCCTCGCGTCGGTGATCGGCATCGTGCGCGGGCACCGGGGCGGCATCCGCGTCTCGAGCGAGCCGGGGACCGGCACGGTCTTCTCGGTGCTGTTGCCGGTCTCCGCGGGGACCGCGGAGCGCGCGGCCCACGAGGCCCGGCCGCCCGCGACGCGGCCGGCGGGCCTCCCGCGCTCGCGCATCCTGGTGGTGGACGACGAGGAGAGCGTGCGGCGGACGGCGCAGGCGATGCTCGAGGAGTCCGGCTTCGAGGTGGTCACCGCCGAGGACGGCGCGGCCGGGGTCGCGACCTTCGAGGCCGAGCGCGGTCGCCTCGGCGCCGTGCTGCTCGACCTGACGATGCCGCGCATGGGGGGCGAGGAGGCCTTCAACGAGATGCACCGCATCGATCCCGGCGTCCCGGTGCTGCTGATGAGCGGCTTCGACGAGCAGGAGTCGGTCGCGCGGCTCGAGGGACGGGGACTCGCCGGCTTCGTCCGCAAGCCGTACCGCCTGCAGACCCTGCTCGAGAGACTCCGGGAGGTCCTGCCTGCCGGCCCGCCGCCGGCCTAG
- the moeB gene encoding molybdopterin-synthase adenylyltransferase MoeB, with protein sequence MDFTDEQIQRYSRHLLLPDVGWEGQERLLRAKVLIVGAGGLGSPVGCYLAAAGVGTIGVVDADRVELSNLQRQIAHTTGRLGALKAESAKSAWQAINPDVNVVPHAARLCAANAREIVGAYDIVVDGSDNFPTRYLVNDACVLLRRPLVSGAVYRHEGQVFVVRPGAGPCYRCLFPTPPAPGLVPTCAEAGVLGVVPGVVGTLQATEVLKALIGVGESLAGRLLLWDALAMSFTTVRVPRNPACPVCGESPTITELADEPAARPTVC encoded by the coding sequence ATGGACTTCACCGACGAGCAGATCCAGCGGTACAGCCGGCACCTCCTGCTTCCGGACGTGGGGTGGGAGGGGCAGGAGCGGCTGCTGCGCGCGAAGGTCCTGATCGTGGGGGCGGGCGGCCTCGGCTCGCCGGTGGGGTGCTACCTCGCCGCGGCCGGCGTCGGCACCATCGGCGTGGTCGACGCCGACCGGGTCGAGCTCTCGAACCTGCAGCGGCAGATCGCGCACACCACGGGCCGCCTCGGCGCGCTCAAGGCGGAGTCGGCGAAGAGCGCGTGGCAGGCAATCAATCCCGACGTGAATGTGGTCCCCCACGCGGCGCGGCTGTGCGCGGCCAACGCGCGCGAGATCGTCGGGGCGTACGACATCGTCGTGGACGGCAGCGACAACTTCCCGACGCGCTACCTCGTCAACGACGCCTGCGTGCTGCTGCGCAGGCCCCTGGTCAGCGGCGCGGTCTATCGCCACGAGGGGCAGGTGTTCGTCGTCCGCCCCGGCGCCGGGCCGTGCTATCGCTGCCTGTTCCCGACCCCGCCCGCGCCCGGCCTGGTCCCGACCTGCGCCGAGGCCGGCGTGCTCGGCGTCGTGCCCGGGGTCGTCGGCACGCTGCAGGCCACGGAGGTGCTCAAGGCCCTCATCGGCGTCGGCGAGTCGCTCGCCGGGCGCCTGCTGCTGTGGGATGCGCTGGCGATGAGCTTCACGACCGTCCGCGTGCCCCGCAACCCGGCGTGCCCCGTCTGCGGCGAGAGCCCGACGATCACCGAGCTCGCGGACGAGCCGGCGGCGCGCCCGACGGTGTGCTGA
- a CDS encoding flavodoxin family protein: MKVIAFNGSARKDGNTAMLLATALEQIAAEGIETELFPLAGKPIQGCIACNQCFKNKDRRCAVTKDVVNECIARIEGADGILLGSPTYFADVSASMKALIERAGMVGRANPELLRRKVGAGVVAVRRAGSFHAFSSLNAFFLIGEMIVPGSSYWNIGRGREPGEVAGDDEGMQTMRTLGRNVAWLLRKLCA; encoded by the coding sequence ATGAAGGTCATAGCATTCAACGGCAGCGCCCGCAAGGACGGCAACACCGCGATGCTGCTCGCCACCGCGCTCGAGCAGATCGCGGCCGAGGGAATCGAGACCGAGCTGTTCCCGCTCGCGGGCAAGCCGATCCAGGGGTGCATCGCCTGCAACCAGTGCTTCAAGAACAAGGATCGGCGCTGCGCCGTGACGAAGGACGTCGTCAACGAGTGCATCGCGAGGATCGAGGGCGCCGACGGCATCCTGCTCGGGTCGCCGACGTACTTCGCCGACGTCTCCGCCTCGATGAAGGCGCTCATCGAGCGCGCGGGCATGGTCGGGCGCGCCAACCCCGAGCTGCTGCGGCGCAAGGTCGGCGCGGGGGTCGTGGCCGTGCGCCGCGCGGGCTCCTTCCACGCCTTCAGCTCGCTGAACGCGTTCTTCCTGATCGGCGAGATGATCGTGCCCGGCTCGAGCTACTGGAACATCGGCCGCGGGCGCGAGCCCGGGGAGGTCGCGGGCGACGACGAGGGGATGCAGACGATGCGCACCCTCGGCCGCAACGTCGCCTGGCTGCTGCGCAAGCTCTGCGCCTGA